One Panicum virgatum strain AP13 chromosome 9K, P.virgatum_v5, whole genome shotgun sequence genomic region harbors:
- the LOC120647826 gene encoding MFP1 attachment factor 1-like encodes MPSEVKAQLDKALGIWPLPQSTRDEMVDTVAKWMAGLLPIGQLDGVIPEPEASRADAAVDAEAFAAASAYAADKDLATDAERFEVFQTYVKELWTRAKRYIESRPQAAGTSRAGLAAPPPPAAFAPAPSSSQGPSSHWSYLVGVCSAASSSSRGVGQ; translated from the coding sequence ATGCCGTCGGAGGTCAAGGCGCAGTTGGACAAAGCGCTGGGGATCTGGCCACTGCCGCAGAGCACGCGCGACGAGATGGTGGACACGGTCGCGAAGTGGATGGCTGGGCTCCTACCCATCGGGCAGCTCGACGGCGTCATCCCGGAGCCCGAGGCCAGTCGCGCCGATGCCGCCGTGGACGCCgaggccttcgccgccgcctccgcgtacGCCGCCGACAAGGACCTGGCGACCGATGCGGAGCGGTTCGAGGTCTTCCAGACGTACGTCAAGGAGCTGTGGACTCGTGCCAAGCGCTACATCGAGTCCCGACCCCAAGCCGCCGGCACTTCAAGGGCAGGGctcgctgctccgccgcctcctgccgCTTTCGccccggcgccgtcgtcgtctcaGGGCCCGAGCAGCCATTGGAGCTATCTCGTCGGCGTCTGCTCTGCTGCCTCCAGCAGCTCCCGAGGAGTAGGGCAATAG